From the genome of Bacteroidota bacterium:
ATATTGAAAACTTTTGGAGACATATCCGAAAGTTTAATGTCCCCTTCATGTTCCCTTACATCTTCTATAAATGCCATAAACACGCCAAGTCCTGCACTGGAGATGTACGATAATTCTTTACAATTGACGATGAGACGATACTTCTTTTCATTCAACATCTTCTGAAAAGAATCTTCCAGTACGGGAGTGGTGTGGGCATCTAAATAGCCTTTCAGCTCCAACACATGAATATTGTTGTCTCGTGGTCGAATAGTTACTTTGAATTCACTCATACGTACTCCTAAAAGGATAAACGATTCTTAATCTACTTTGTTCCACTTGTTGGAAAATTTTAACGGGAAACATTCACGACCATTTCACCACAAACACCGTCAGGTCATCGTGATAGCCTTTGGCATCAGTATAGTTCCAAACGGTTTGAATGATTGATTCTTTGATCTCTTCCGCGGAACCATGTTTGTTCGCATCCACAACATCCAGCAGCCGCTCATATCCGAACTCATCACCATTGGATGCTCGGGACTCTGTTACACCGTCTGTATAAAATACGCAGACGTCGCCACTTTTCATCATGATTTTTTGCTCTTCAACATTCTCATCAAAAATTTTCCCGGATTTTATTCCCAGACCAAGGCCGACCGGTTTTATATATTCTTTTTTCGCACCAGATATATAGAGCATCGGACAATGTCCTGCCCGTGCAACAATCAGTTCACCGGTTTTGATGTTGATTGTCGAATAAATTAAACTAATAAATGAGCGCTTGTCAATACTTGTCACCAATGCATCATTCGCTTTAATCATAAATTCGCGCGGCGACTGGTAGATTCTCGCCAAGGATTGAAAAATCCCTTTTACCTCGGCCATATAAAATGCTGCACCGACTCCTTTTCCCGAAACATCGCCAATGACGATTCCGATGAGTTCGGGATTGATTTGAACGTAATCATAATAGTCCCCCCCAACTTCAAGTGCGGGAGACGAAACAGCTTTCATGTCTACCGTTGCAAATGTTGGGAGATGTTCAGGGAGCAACCGTTTCTGCATTTCCTGTGCAAGCATTAATTCGCGCTGCAAGCGCTCCTTTTCGAATGATTTTTCAATCAAACGAGCATTCTCGATTGCAATTGCTACTTGATCAGCGAACCCTGCAAGAATGTCAACGTCGTCCTGATCGAATCCATAATCAATCTCTTTGGTTGCGTATAGAATTCCGATCACGTTTTCATGAGAGAGAAGCGGTACAATTAACAGCGAACCGACTTTCTTCAGCTTCGGCAGATGTTTCGTCCGTTTATCCGAGCTAACTTCGTCAATCATCACTACTTTTTTTGTTTGACAGACGATGGTCCGAACCGATTTTTCTCCTCCGGAAAGTATTGTTTCAATTTCATGTTCGTCGATATTGCGATGAGACATCAATCCGCTTTTATGGAACGAACCTTCAAGCGGAATAATTTCCAGCCAGACACTTGCCGCTTGAATGACCTCTGTTGTCATTTTCGTTGCCGTTTCAGCAAGATCTTTCAGATCGAACACTTGATTGATCAGACGGCTGAGATTGTGCAGCGAACTGATCTCGCTCTGTTTTCGATCGAAAGCCTCAGCCGTCGGCAAATGGAATAAGGTACTGCTGAACGACATACCGAAATAGACCGCCCCAAAAATTGATGTGATTCGTACGAACGTAAACAAGGCAGCACTATAATATTGTATTCCTTTTTCGGAACCTGCTTCACTGGAGATAATGACAAGAATTGCAAGAAATCCAAAAAAGGAGAGGAGAGAATAGAGAAGCGAATACACCTTTTCTTTTCTTGGTAGGTATGCGATCCACGCCAAACGGAATGAATTTACGATAATCATTAATATCGCAATCACCATAAAAATGACGCTCACAACTGAATCTTCCAATGGTTTATCAATCAATTCTGAAAGGGATGCAATGAGGATACTGCCGATCAGAATTAAAAAATTTCGAAGCGTCGTCTTCTTTCGCTTGTAGAGAACGAGGTCTTTTATAAAGAGGAGTGAAACGATTGCAAAAATACCAGAGACGATACTGAGAATAGACGAAAAGAAGATCGTTTGATAATCGCGAGGGAAAAGAGTCAAATCCCTTATTTCAAATCCTTTTTGTGTCAGCGGTAGAAAACTGATAATGAGATACGTTCCAAGAAAAATACCGGTAAATACTGCAACTGAACCAATTCCTTGAACTACACCCCGCTGTTTCTCCCGTTTGATGATCTGGATATAGAAATAGATCGCTGCGAACGACAAAAGAACGAATGCCCCGCGTACATACTGGAGCATTGACGACTCCAGATCGACATTTTTGGTAGCTGCGTTGATGATGAAGACGACAACGGAAAGTATGATTGCCCCGAGCAGGAGCAGGATTTTTCTGAGACGCATTGAGTGTTGTTAAGTGAATTGCCGTTCAAATATTTCGAATTTTACAGGGAAAAGTTGCACGACGTGGACAAGGTAGAAAAATATCGCTTGAATAACAACGGAGCACTTTTCACATTTCCGTTAGATTTTCATTGATTTTAGAGCGGTTTTGCGTTATATTTTTGTCCTTAAGTCATGGACGAACATTATTTTCCCAGAAAATAGTATTCTTGCCTGAAGGTTCAATCAAGAGCTACCCGTTATTAATAACGGTTTTCGTCCGTGTCTTTCGAAATATTCTATAATTCAAAACACCTGTATTTTGTGGAGGTTTATTTGTGAAAAAAAATCGCAGTAAGATATTTTTTATTGTGGCGACGTTTGGATTAGCGCTCTATTTTCTCTATCCGACCTATCAATCTTATAATTTCGAGAAAAACCTATCTACCCGCGTTGGCGAAGATAGTGCAAAATTCGTAGCTGAGAATGAAGCGTCCATTCGCAATGCAAAAGGAAAGCGTATTAAACTCGGTTTGGACTTGCAAGGTGGTATGCGCGTAGTGATGGAAGTAAATGTGTTGAAGATGCTAGAGCAAATCGCAAAAAATAAAGACGACCAGTTTACACAAATAATGACTGACGTTGCAAAAGAAGCGCAAACCAACGATGCTAATATTATTACCTTGTTTCAACGTGCCTTCGATGCAAAACAAATTCGATTGAGCCGCTACTATGGAACCTTGCGCGAAGATAATGATAGAATCTTAAGCCGTCTGCAAGATGAAACCGATAAAGCGGTGGACAGAGCGATGGAAATCGTTCGTAACCGTGTTGATCAATACGGTGTGTCCGAACCAGCCATCCAAAAACAAGGTGGACGAAGAATTATTGTTGAACTTCCGGGTGTTTCCAAAGAAGATGAAGTTCGTCAATTGTTGCAGGGAACAGCTCTTCTGGAATTTAAATTGATGAAAGATCCGGATATCATCTACAAAACAATGGAAGCCGTAGATAAATATCTTGCTGGAAAAGGGTATACGGACACAACATCATCAGGTGATTCTGCGAAGAAAACAACCACAGCGAAAAACACATTGTCTGCACTCAGCAATGCTTCGGACACTGCTGCAAACGCTGTTGCTGATGCACAAAAAACACCTGAGCAGCTTGCAAAAGAACATCCGTTCCTTTTCCTTGCGAGACCAAATCAGCAGGGAAATGGCGAAGCGTATGTTTCTGAGCACGATAAAGACAAAGTGTTAAAAATTCTCGCTCGTCCCGATGTGCAAAAATTATTGCCGTCCGATTTGGCATTTTATTTTTCATCGAAACATCTGTTTATCAGCGAAGGGATAAAGTATTACAGTCTCTTTGGATTGAAGAAAACTCCTGAGTTGACTGGAAGCGTTGTTGTCAATGCACAGGCAACAATCGATCCGAGCTTCAATCAACCGATCGTCACAATGGAGATGAATAACGAGGGTTCACGCGAATGGGCACGCATCACAGGTGCCAATGTGAACAAACGTATGGCCATTGTCTTGGATGATGCCGTATTTTCCGCGCCAAATATTCGCGGAAAAATTACGGGAGGTCGTTCGCAAATTGAAGGAATGGAAAATATTGATGAAGCACGGCTGCTTGAGATCATCCTAAAAGCCGGTGCGCTTCCTGCACCGGTAGAGATTATGGAACAACGAAGCGTTGGACCGTCGCTTGGAGAAGATTCGATTTCAGCCGGCACTATTTCATTCTTAATGGCTTTTGCGTTGATCGTCGGATTCATGATTATGTATTACCGCACTGGCGGCCTGGTAGCGAATGTTGCATTATTTGTGAACACATTATTCATCTTCGCTATCCTAGCTGCATTCGGAGGAACACTGACGCTCCCCGGTATTGCCGGTATCGTATTGACAGTGGGTATGGCGGTTGATGCGAACGTGCTGATCTTTGAACGTATTAGAGAAGAACTTGCAACACATAAGACATTACGCGCATCAATCGATGCAGGATATGACAAAGCATTCAGCGCAATTTTTGATTCGAACATCACAACACTCTTCTCCGGTATCGTGCTTTATCAATTCGGTACAGGACCTATTCAAGGGTTTGCATTAACACTGATG
Proteins encoded in this window:
- a CDS encoding STAS domain-containing protein — protein: MSEFKVTIRPRDNNIHVLELKGYLDAHTTPVLEDSFQKMLNEKKYRLIVNCKELSYISSAGLGVFMAFIEDVREHEGDIKLSDMSPKVFNIFDLLGFPMLYDIVAMEEEAVKKFEAKK
- a CDS encoding GAF domain-containing SpoIIE family protein phosphatase, producing MRLRKILLLLGAIILSVVVFIINAATKNVDLESSMLQYVRGAFVLLSFAAIYFYIQIIKREKQRGVVQGIGSVAVFTGIFLGTYLIISFLPLTQKGFEIRDLTLFPRDYQTIFFSSILSIVSGIFAIVSLLFIKDLVLYKRKKTTLRNFLILIGSILIASLSELIDKPLEDSVVSVIFMVIAILMIIVNSFRLAWIAYLPRKEKVYSLLYSLLSFFGFLAILVIISSEAGSEKGIQYYSAALFTFVRITSIFGAVYFGMSFSSTLFHLPTAEAFDRKQSEISSLHNLSRLINQVFDLKDLAETATKMTTEVIQAASVWLEIIPLEGSFHKSGLMSHRNIDEHEIETILSGGEKSVRTIVCQTKKVVMIDEVSSDKRTKHLPKLKKVGSLLIVPLLSHENVIGILYATKEIDYGFDQDDVDILAGFADQVAIAIENARLIEKSFEKERLQRELMLAQEMQKRLLPEHLPTFATVDMKAVSSPALEVGGDYYDYVQINPELIGIVIGDVSGKGVGAAFYMAEVKGIFQSLARIYQSPREFMIKANDALVTSIDKRSFISLIYSTINIKTGELIVARAGHCPMLYISGAKKEYIKPVGLGLGIKSGKIFDENVEEQKIMMKSGDVCVFYTDGVTESRASNGDEFGYERLLDVVDANKHGSAEEIKESIIQTVWNYTDAKGYHDDLTVFVVKWS
- the secD gene encoding protein translocase subunit SecD, which codes for MKKNRSKIFFIVATFGLALYFLYPTYQSYNFEKNLSTRVGEDSAKFVAENEASIRNAKGKRIKLGLDLQGGMRVVMEVNVLKMLEQIAKNKDDQFTQIMTDVAKEAQTNDANIITLFQRAFDAKQIRLSRYYGTLREDNDRILSRLQDETDKAVDRAMEIVRNRVDQYGVSEPAIQKQGGRRIIVELPGVSKEDEVRQLLQGTALLEFKLMKDPDIIYKTMEAVDKYLAGKGYTDTTSSGDSAKKTTTAKNTLSALSNASDTAANAVADAQKTPEQLAKEHPFLFLARPNQQGNGEAYVSEHDKDKVLKILARPDVQKLLPSDLAFYFSSKHLFISEGIKYYSLFGLKKTPELTGSVVVNAQATIDPSFNQPIVTMEMNNEGSREWARITGANVNKRMAIVLDDAVFSAPNIRGKITGGRSQIEGMENIDEARLLEIILKAGALPAPVEIMEQRSVGPSLGEDSISAGTISFLMAFALIVGFMIMYYRTGGLVANVALFVNTLFIFAILAAFGGTLTLPGIAGIVLTVGMAVDANVLIFERIREELATHKTLRASIDAGYDKAFSAIFDSNITTLFSGIVLYQFGTGPIQGFALTLMMGVTANLFTAIVITRVVFDIMVDRGTTEINFG